The Desulfonatronospira thiodismutans ASO3-1 region AGGGACTCCCTGCCTGGCAAACAGGTAATAGCTGTGATCAACTTTCCCCCCAGGCAGATAGGCCCGGTCATGTCCCAGTGCCTGGTGACCGGATTTCATGACCAGAACGGAGCAGTGGTCCTGGCGGTGCCCGATGCCCATGTACCAGACGGAACCAGGCTCTGCTGAAAACAGTCTTGCGTAAACCACACATAACAGGTGAAGAATGAAAGTCCTTTATATCGCAGCAGAATGCAAGCCCTTGTCCAAAGTGGGCGGAGTGGGCGACGTGGCCGGAGAACTGCCCCCTGCCCTGAAAGAACAGGGAGTGGACTTAGAAATAGTCACTCCATGCTACGGGCAGACCCTGCAGAAAAACCCCGGGCTGAACTCTTTGACCCCGACCCATGAATACTCCCTGACATTTCACGGCGTAAGAGAGGACATAAGTATCCTGCACACTGAATTCCGTGGGGTTCCGGCAAACCTGCTAAAAAGCCCGGCCTATTTTGAGACTGATTACACCCTGGAACCGGACAAAGCTCCCTTCAACCATCCCCTGCTCTTCAAGAATGATTACTCCACACCTTATGTATACAGCCGGGAAATACCCTACTTTGACGACGCCCTGCGCTTTTCCTTTTTCTGCAGGGCCTGCCTGCCCCTGATCCAGGAAAAGGACCCGGATATTGTACACATAAACGACTGGGTCATGGGATACCTGCCGGGCTGGATGAAGATCATGAACATGCCTCAGAAGACGGTGCTGACAATCCACAATATTGGCTATCAGGGCAATATTCACCGCCAGGCCATTCAGGACTGGGACATGCAGGAGATTGACCGGCATCAGGACACGATGGGCCTCTTCACCGATCCCCGAAGGGAATGGAACAGTGTCAACGCCTTGAGACTGGCCATGGAGATGTCCCATGCTATCAACACCGTCAGTCCCACATATAAAAAAGAAATAACCATGCCCCAGGACCAGTCCAGGTTTTTCCAGGGCGGCAACGGCCTTGATGAAGTTGCCGCGCGCCTGGATAGTCAGGGCAGGCTCCACGGCATATTAAACGGGTTCGAATACTCTTTTTCCCCGGATGATGCCGGGTTTGAAAGCATGATCCGGGAAAAATCACGCATGAAGGCCGCTCTGGGAAATAATTTTCCTGACCCGGAAGGTCTGCTTCTGGGTTTTGTGGGCCGGGCCGTGGAGCAGAAGTTCAGGCTATTGAGGGAAGAAGTACAGGGCAAAAGCGTTTTGGAGCACATCCTGGATATGCCCGGAGTAAATGTGGCAGTGCTGGCCACTGGAGAGCCGGAATACGAAAGTTTCCTGCAAAGTCTCTCAGACAGACCCAACCTGTACGCTGTAATAGCTTTTGACGCCCAAAAAGCCGGACAGATCAGCCTGGGCAGCGATGTCTTCCTCATGCCCAGCCTGTTTGAGCCCTGCGGCATCACCCAGATGCAGTCCATGAGCCATGCCACCCCGCCCCTGGTGCGCTGGACCGGCGGCCTGGCGGACACTGTCAGGCCGCACAACGATCCCGCGGGTACAGGCTTTGGATTTGACGGCTCGTCACGCAGGGAAATCCTCACCAACCAGCTGGAAGCAGTAAACCAGGCCCGACAGGTGTACACACAAAACCCGCTGCATTTTCGCGCCCTGCAGTATACAGGATATTATGAAAGGTTTCTCTGGGCAAACTCCGCACTGGAATACATTGAAAAGCTCTACCAGCCGGTTATGAAGATGTGACTGCAAAAGGTCATTTTTGCAGTCACAGAGGTCAGAGATCAGACGTCAGAGATCTGTAAAAACAAAGAGTTATGTCGCGCGAAAACGCGTGATTGATTTCTCGACTTTTTGCAGGTGCATCATCATACTCATCCTGTAAACCCGGGAGGTAGATCATCTGGTTCCTCTGTGTCCGGCATGATCTCTTCGGGGGGTTCGCGTTCGCGGTCCGGATCCGGATCCAGGACCATGCCCTGGGCCCGGCCCTCCTCGATATACGAACCTTTGTTCATTCGCAGGGAATTCATGGGTTCCACCACTATGGCCGACTGGGCCTGCACCGGGCAGTGAAACTCGCAGGCCCCGCATCCGGAACATTTTTCCAGGACCACGAAGGGCACCGGGATATCTATGCCCGGTACCCGGCGCAGTTCCAGGGCCGCATAAGGGCAGACCTCGAAACAGACCAGGCATTTCCTGTCCCAGGCCCAGGCCAGGCATTTGCCCCGCACCACCCTGGCCGTGCCCATCCTGGCCCAGACCCTCTCGTTTATAGGCAGGTCCCTGATGGCCCCTGTAGGACACACCCGGCCACAGACATTGCATGTGGGATCACACGGTCCCCGCCTAGGCAGGGCTTTGGGGCTGAAAAGTCCCAGCACCCCGGCCTCAAACCAGACGGGCTGCAGGGTATTGGTGGGGCAGGCCTTCATGCACTGCCCGCACCGGATGCACCGGCCCAGAAAATCCTCCTCTTCCAGGGCCCCGGGAGGGCGGATCAGAAACTGCGGAGTAACATTGCCCGGGACGGTATCGCTGCGCACCTCTCTTATGCCTG contains the following coding sequences:
- a CDS encoding glycogen synthase, with the protein product MKVLYIAAECKPLSKVGGVGDVAGELPPALKEQGVDLEIVTPCYGQTLQKNPGLNSLTPTHEYSLTFHGVREDISILHTEFRGVPANLLKSPAYFETDYTLEPDKAPFNHPLLFKNDYSTPYVYSREIPYFDDALRFSFFCRACLPLIQEKDPDIVHINDWVMGYLPGWMKIMNMPQKTVLTIHNIGYQGNIHRQAIQDWDMQEIDRHQDTMGLFTDPRREWNSVNALRLAMEMSHAINTVSPTYKKEITMPQDQSRFFQGGNGLDEVAARLDSQGRLHGILNGFEYSFSPDDAGFESMIREKSRMKAALGNNFPDPEGLLLGFVGRAVEQKFRLLREEVQGKSVLEHILDMPGVNVAVLATGEPEYESFLQSLSDRPNLYAVIAFDAQKAGQISLGSDVFLMPSLFEPCGITQMQSMSHATPPLVRWTGGLADTVRPHNDPAGTGFGFDGSSRREILTNQLEAVNQARQVYTQNPLHFRALQYTGYYERFLWANSALEYIEKLYQPVMKM
- a CDS encoding tRNA-binding protein; this translates as MSQIDWNDFQKVDIRVGTITEVHDFPKAKKPAFRLVVDFGQEIGTLKSSAQITDLYDRDSLPGKQVIAVINFPPRQIGPVMSQCLVTGFHDQNGAVVLAVPDAHVPDGTRLC